The following are encoded together in the Anabrus simplex isolate iqAnaSimp1 chromosome 5, ASM4041472v1, whole genome shotgun sequence genome:
- the LOC136874824 gene encoding uncharacterized protein, giving the protein MLDIQGLFNCVSATAGLLTQLLYFVFRASHSIGYLIVSLTYTCIIGVCSACETLVLILNVLYEDYCIFIVDLFNKIIAIISSVGYLLSQSLFCLQNCWNGFKGFVTLLYQSFELYFGALFSVLMKIIYFIGSIPELVKHALILIGSSIWYIIWLVPLSILYSFTLLIYLAGRSYEELYSLTFTILEGLFQIVVNIVLTFLDFPLEALLGLCAGVLLGVGLYKYSSHITHYGIYCISYARQHIRRIPMQMRRGVLWLITELFSRHRRHQNMNNSTSSEDSFGDNTNLRRRPVSSSRSSEHPYRLKKQFHKQLSNDQESNLCIVCQDAEKCVVIFPCRHVCLCKPCCIIIQRGPCECPICRAPMRSTMSVFL; this is encoded by the coding sequence ATGTTGGATATTCAAGGATTGTTTAATTGTGTATCAGCAACAGCAGGTTTACTAACACAACTTCTATACTTCGTCTTTCGAGCAAGCCACTCAATTGGTTACCTCATAGTGAGTCTAACGTACACCTGTATTATCGGCGTTTGCAGCGCATGTGAGACATTGGTCTTAATTTTGAATGTACTTTATGAAGATTATTGTATATTCATCGTTGATTTATTTAACAAGATTATTGCCATTATAAGTAGTGTAGGATACCTGCTAAGCCAATCTTTATTTTGTTTGCAGAACTGCTGGAATGGTTTTAAGGGCTTCGTTACTTTGTTATATCAGTCATTTGAATTATATTTCGGTGCTTTATTTTCTGTTcttatgaaaataatatattttatcgGTAGTATTCCTGAATTAGTAAAGCACGCTCTTATTCTCATTGGATCTAGCATTTGGTACATAATATGGCTTGTGCCGCTCAGTATTTTGTATTCCTTTACTCTGCTCATATACTTGGCTGGAAGGAGCTATGAAGAGCTGTATTCTCTCACATTTACAATACTTGAaggacttttccaaatagttgttaatattgttttaacattctTGGACTTCCCTTTAGAAGCTCTGCTTGGGTTGTGTGCTGGAGTTCTTCTCGGTGTGGGATTGTATAAATATTCCAGCCATATAACTCATTATGGGATATACTGCATTAGTTATGCTCGACAGCATATAAGACGAATTCCTATGCAGATGAGGCGAGGTGTGTTATGGTTAATAACAGAATTATTTTCTCGCCATCGCAGACATCAAAATATGAACAATTCCACAAGTTCTGAAGACTCATTTGGTGATAATACTAATCTGAGACGTCGGCCAGTTTCAAGTAGTCGTTCAAGTGAACACCCTTATAGACTTAAGAAACAATTTCATAAACAGTTGTCAAACGACCAAGAAAGTAATCTGTGTATAGTGTGCCAAGATGCAGAAAAGTGTGTTGTTATTTTTCCTTGCCGTCACGTATGTTTGTGTAAACCATGCTGCATCATTATACAAAGAGGACCTTGTGAATGTCCAATTTGTCGAGCGCCAATGAGATCTACAATGTCTGTGTTTTTATAG